The genomic segment GACAGCGTGCTGATTGAACAGGCCCAGCATTCCCTGTTTCCCGATACGGTATACGGGTTGGATTCTGGCGGAGACCCTTCGCGAATCCCCGATTTGACCCATGATCAACTGGTAGCGTTCCACCGGCGTTTCTATCACCCGTCGAACAGTCGAATCTGGTTTTACGGAGATGATGACCCCCAAAAGCGATTGGAATACCTCGAGCCCTGGCTCTCGGCTTTTGAGGCGCGACACCCGGATTCCGATGTGCCATTGCAAAAACCATTCGATGCGCCTCGGCGGATGGAGCACAGATATCGCACGGATGATCCGCACGCCAAATCGTTCGTCGCACTAAACTGGGCGCTGCCTTCTCCGACCGACGCGCAGAGCGCTCTCCACGCGACCATCCTGGCGCACATCCTGATCGGGACGCCGGCGTCGCCGCTTCGAAAAGCCCTGATCGATTCCGGCCTGGGCGAGGATCTTTGCGGGTGCGGCCTCGAAACTCACGCCCGGCAAATGTTCTTTTCCACAGGACTGAAAGGGGTCGAGCCCCGCCGATGCGGCGAGGTCGAAGCGCTGGCCCGCCGCACCCTAGAACGGCTTGCGTCCGAGGGAATCGAGGCCGCTACTGTCGAATCATCGCTGAACACCGTGGAGTTTACGCTGCGCGAAAACAATACGGGTTCGTATCCCCGGGGTTTGTCGCTGATGTTGCGATCGCTCACGAGCTGGCTGTATGGGGGTGATCCATTCGCGCCCCTTCTATTCGCTAAGCCTCTGGCGGACGTGCGCGCGCGATGGGCATCCGGCGAGCCGTTCTTTGAAAAACTTGTCCGGGCATGGCTCCTCGACAATCCCCATCATACGGTTTTGACCCTTCATGCCGATCCCGAACTGGGTCGACAACTCGATGAGGCCGAGAAGAGACGACTCGACGAGGCAAGGGCCGGACTGACCGAAGATCAATTGCGGGAGCTAGCTGCCCATACGGCAGCATTGAAGGCGCGCCAGACCGCCCCCGATGATCCGGCTGCCCTCGCGAAAATTCCACGACTCTCCGTTAAAGACCTTCCCAGGCGGAATAAAAACATCCCCACAGCGAAGTTGATTGTGGCAAAGGCTCGCGCCCTCCACCATGACATCTTTACCAATGGCATCTTCTATTTGGATGTCGCTCTGAACGTTCGAGCCCTATCACCCGGCCAATTGCCTTATGTGCCCCTGCTGGGGCGCTGCCTGTTGGAGACCGGCACGACCCGGGAAGATTTTGTCGCTCTCCAGCAGCGGATCGGCAGCCGTACAGGCGGGATTGTGCCGAGAACCTTTTCATCCATTGTTCGCGAGACCGATTCCGGAACAGTCTGGCTGGTCCTGCGTGGCAAAGCACTGGACGCCCAGGCGGCCGACCTGATCGATATTCTCCGAGATGTTCTGTTCCATGCGCGGCTCGACCTCAAGACCCGAATCCGGCAACTCGCCGCGGAGGAGAAGGCCCGCCTTGAGTCCGATCTCATCCCGTCCGGCCATCGGTTTGCGGCGCTGCGAGCGCGCGCGCTTTATAATGAATCAGATTATGCCGCCGAACGGATGGGGGGCGTCAGCTACCTCGTTTTCCTCAGAAATTTGATCGCGGAGATCGACGCCAACTGGCCCGCTGTCGCTGATGCTTTGGAAAACATACGCAGCCTTTTGCTCAACCGGCGAACTATGATTTTCAACGTCACCTGTTCCGCGGACACGTGGACCAAGGTGGAGCCGCTTCTCGAGGAATGGATCGATTCCATTCCGGAGCGGCCGGATCGCCGACCTCCGTGGCCGTTGAATGCGGCCCCAGCTTTCGAGGGGCTGGCGGTTCCGGCAACAGTTCACTATGTTGCCAAGGTCTACGACCTCCGCGTCGGCGCTCATGCCTTCCGGGGCTCCGACCTCGTTGCTGCGCGTTTCCTGAGGAACGGTTACCTGTGGGAGCGCGTCCGAATGCGTGGCGGTGCCTATGGGGCATTCTGTTCGCTCGACCACCGTTCCGGATTGGTCACGTTTTCCTCGTACCGCGACCCCAACCTTCGCGAGACCATTGAGGTCTTCGACCAGGCCGCCGAATTCCTGAAGCAAATCGAGCTCGATAAAAACGAGATGGAAAAAGCGATTATTGGCGCTATCGGAGACCTTGACCAACACATGCTGCCCGACGCGCGGGGATACGCGGCGTTATGTCGATGGTTGGCCAACGACCCCGAACCCTTTCGCCAACGAATGCGTGAAGAAATTCTTGATGCGCACGTCGACGACTTCCGCCTGTTGGGCGAGGCTCTTCGGCAGGCCCGAGAATACGGACGTGTGGCGGCGGTGGGCAGTGAATCCTCCCTGTCGAGCGTCGTCGGGTCGTCCATTACGCGTGTGCTGTAGAACACAATCCCACCGCGGCAGTCGCAAACCGCCGAACGTCGCGCATGCCCACGGGGCCCGCATGATCGCATCTCGCTATCCTCAATGCGATTATGCTAAAAGGGCGGCATGAGTCGACGATATGCGGTTATCGGCACGGGAGCTGTAGGCGGATTCTATGGAGCGCGCCTGCAGCAGGCCGGTTTTGAGGTTCATTTTTTGCTCCATAGCGATTACGAACATGTGCGGGAATACGGGCTCCGAGTGGAGTCGCAAAATCGAATTCTCACGCTCGGGCGAATCAACGCCTACAAATCAGCGGCTGAAATGCCGCCGTGCGACGTTGTCATCGTTGCGCTAAAGACCACTCACAACCATCTTCTGCCCACCCTTCTCGCCGGCCCGCTCGCTCCCGAAGGGGTGGTGCTCATGCTGCAGAACGGATTGGGCGTCGAGGCGGATGCCGCCGCGGTTGTGGGGCCGGATCGCGTAATTGGCGGACTGTGTTTCATTTGCGTAAACAAAATCGCGCCCGGCTCCATCCTTCATTTGGATTATGGGGATGTCGTGCTTGGGGAGTATCGGCCGGATGGCAAACCGGGGGGCGTTACGCCTCGTCTGGAAGCCATCGCGGGCGATTTCCAAGCGGCTCAGGTCCGTGCGATGTGCACGGAAGACCTGCTTCGCGCGCGTTGGAAAAAGCTGGTCTGGAACATTCCTTTCAACGCCCTCTCGGTCATTTTGAGAAGTACAACGGACCGATTGATGCTAAACCCATCGAGCCGGGAGCTGATCGAGTCACTGATGATGGAGGTGGCGGATTGCGCGGCGGCCTGCGGGAAACAAATTGACCGCGCGTTCGTGCAGAAAATGCTGGACGATACGGACCGCATGAAACCGTACAAAACCAGCATGATGATCGACTACGAACGCGGCCGTCCGATGGAGATCGAGACGATTTATGAGCGGCCGTTGGCAGCCGCGCAGGCAGCAGGCCGCTCCGCGCCTCAAATCCAGACTATCCTCCGGCAACTGCGTTTTCTGGATTCGGTCCGCCCGTGATCGCTCGCCGTTCTATGGTCGCGTTGCTTCTTGTGGCCCAACTCGCGGCGGCGCAGGCGACCTCGAAATTGGAGATTTATCCCTTGAATGGCGCGGACCCTCAGACTGTTCTCGAAGCCGTACGATTCGTGATAGGGCCGGAAGGCAACGCAACGGTTGATCCCTCAGGTCAACGGCTGCTGGTCATTTCGACGCCAGAACGCCACGCCCTCGTGGCCGATTTGATGAAAAAATTTGCGCCCCCTCCCCGCAACGTGCTGATTGAAGTGCAGATCGTGCCGGCAGCCCGGGTTCGCGAATCGGGTGCCGCTATTGAGGCCAGCGGCTCGATCGTTCTCGAGCGAACCGAAGGGCTTGGAGCGGTCCGGTTCCGACCCCGCGTGTACCACCACTCCTCTACCCATTCCAGCTCAATCACTCAGACACTCCTCGTCGGCAGCGGTCGGGAGTCGTCTCTCGCGATCGGCGAAGAAGTGCCCTATTTGGATTGGCTTCTGCAATTCGCGTCGGATAGTGGCGTGATCCAATCACGGGTCGAGTGGCAGCGGGTGGGCGCCTTTCTGAATGTCCAGCCGGTGATTCTCGGCGAGGGCCCGGAAATTCGGTTGCGCATAACGCCAGAACTGCGTCGCCGCGATGGCGGACACCCGGCGCGGATCCGTTTCGCAGCACTCTCCACGGATATCATAGCGAGGGATGGCGAAACGGTCCGAATAGGCGGACTCGGCCAGCATTCCGAGTTTTACAGCCGTTTTCTTGTTGGGATGTCCGGAGAACAACAGATTGAATCACTTGAAATTTATCTGACTCCTCGCATCCAGCCCACTCATCCCCCGCTTCCGGGTGGCAGGCGCCGCGCCGCCCCTTGACAGACCCTCCTGCACACGGCGTTGGGCCGCCCTGCGTCGGCCGAAGCCCTGACAAATCGCAAAGGATAGGGACACAATCTCAAACAAGCGCCGTCCTCGCGATTTGATTTTCGAAAACCGAACGGGTCGGTTATCCACCTCGGTCGGTAAATCGCGCTCGGAGGGATTCGAACCCCCAACCTTCTGATCCGAAGTCAGAAGCTCTGTCCAGTTGAGCTACGAGCGCAAAAAATTAGCTATTCGACTCCCAGCGGGGCGTTGAAGCCATTCGTTCGAGCAGCGACTCAAAACGGGGGTCGTTACGCAGCGACTCAAGATCTTCGTCTTTGCGCATCCATTCCGCGTCGCAGTAGCCGAGGTCGACCGCCTTGTTGAGCGCTTCGAACGCTTTGTCAGTCTCCCTGAGGAGAGCATAACTGCAGCCGAGGTTGTACCAGTGCTCCGCGCTATCTGGGCGCAACTTGGTCAGTTCGAGATCGACCTGGAGCCCCTCCTCGTATCGGCCGATCCGCGTGTAGAGGCTTCCCAGCGCCTGCAGGACGGGCACATGACCCGGCACGCGGCGGCGCACGCCCTCGAGAAACCTGAGTTCCACCGTTTGAGGCCTGCGGGGCGTTCTGGATTTTGATTTTTTCACGTCCGCTGGTCGATCGGCACAAACTGCCTCAATGCAGGGCCTACATACACCTGTCGGGGCCGACCGATCTTCTGATGCGGATCATTGTGAAGCTCGTACCACTGGGCGATCCAGCCTGGCAGTCGCCCGATGGCAAACAGGACCGTGAACATGTTGGTCGGGAAGCCCATCGCCCTGTAAGTGATACCCGTATAAAAATCCACGTTGGGATAGAGTTTGCGCTTGATGAAGTATTCGTCGTTCAGCGCGCGCTCTTCCAGTTTCATGGCGATTTCAAGCAGTGGGTCATTTATCCCGAGCTTCCCGAGCACCGCTGTACAGATTTTCTTCGCGATTTTCGCCCTCGGATCATAACTCTTGTACACGCGGTGTCCGAATCCGTAGAGCCGGAAAGGATCGTTGGGATCCTTGGCTCGCTGGATCACCTTGTCCACGTCTCCGCCGCTGCGATAAATGTTCTCGAGCATCTCCATGACTTCCTGGTTGGCACCACCATGGAGCGGTCCCCACAGCGCGCTGATGCCCGCGGAGATCGAGGCATATAGGTTGGCGCCGGTGCTTCCGACCATCCGAACGACGGACGTCGAGGCATTCTGCTCATGGTCGGCGTGCAAGATGAGCAACTGGTTCATCGCCTTGACGAGAACCGGATCGATCTTGTAGTCGGCGACCGGCGAGGCAAACATCATGTTGAGGAGGTTCTCACAAAACGAAAGTTTGCTGCTGGGATATACAAACGGTTCACCGATCGATTTCTTATAGCAGAACGCGGCAATCGTCCGAATCTTGGAAATAAGCCGGGTGGCCGCGATGCTCTTTTCCTCCTCTTCGTTCTCCAATTGAGGGTAGAAACTGGAGAGCGAAACCACGATGGCGGATGCGACGGCCATGGGATGCGCCGTTTCGGGATAGGCGCGGAAGAGCTGCTGCATATCCTCGTGAATCATCGAGTTCTTGTTCAGCAGGTTTGCATACCGCTGGCGCTCCGCCCGATTGGGAAGAGTTCCATGGATCAGGAGATAGGCGACCTCGATGAACTCGCAATTTTCCGCCAGGTCCTGAATGTCATAGCCGCGATATCGCAGGATTCCGTTTTCCCCGTCGAGAAAGGTAATCGAACTCTGGCAAGAGCCCGTGTTGACGAATCCGGGATCGTAGGTAATCAGACCGGTATCGGCGCGCAATTTTCTGATATCAATCGCGCGCTCTTTTTCCGTCCCTTCATAAATCGGGTACGTAAACTTCCGATCGCCGATGATCAAATCCGCGGTACCAACCTGGCGCTCCTCCATCATGGGGGCTCCCTCCGACTGACCGCTTAAGCCTTCAGGATTTTCCCTGCTTTGACGCAGGCTGTGCAAACGCGCATCGTTCGGGATGTGGTGCCGATCTTGACGCGCAACCTCTGCACATTGGGAAGGAAACGGCGCCGTGTGACGCCCGTGGTGTGCAACCCGATCCCCCCCTTCTTTTTGGGCAAACCGTGCCGCACTATACGATTCCCCGTTACCGGGCCCTTGCCACAGATTTCACAAACATTTGCCATATCGCATTCTCCCTAAACAAGTTTGACACCCTACGAAGATCCGCACCGAGCCGCAAGAGGATTTCTGAGGCCAGTTATCCTCAGCCGCATTTCGGCGGATTGTGAATCTACTCGGATTGAATCGCTCCTGGACGACGATCAAAGCATCTCCAACATGGATCTCTAATTTCCCGCGCTGCTTTCCCATCGCGCAGAGGAATTCCAACAAAAGATTGGTACGAGTAAGGGTAGAACCCAGATCAGCTAGATAGGCACTCTACATTTCGGCACTTTCGCCGCATGGGGGCGACTCTGAAACGGAAATCCGCCCGTCTTTCAGAATGCGTAAGCGGCTGAAACCTTCAGCACCGTGTCTTCGCCGGTGTCGTTTTCATTCCACTTGCCGGCGAATACGCCTGTCAGAAAGCTGGGCGTCCACTTGTACGTTGCGCTGGCGCCGGCGAGAACGGCTTCGGAGTCCGTTTCTTCCATGTGCCTGATCAAGCCCTCTGCCGCGACGGTAAACTGATCGGACAACTCCCAAAGCACGGACAAGCCGAGGTCGAGAATCTCATCGCTGTTGAGAAGATCCCCGGTAGAGTAGCTTGCGTCCAGCACCCACCAAATCGCTTCATGGGTTTTGGTCCCGATCGCTACGCCAATCCTGAATTCGGTTTCACCTGCACCGAGGCCTTTTTCCTCTTCCCCTGTCGCAAAGGAGATGTCCGCATGCGGAATGAGAAAGGGGAAGGAGAAAACGTCCTGATAGGCAACCAAATCAAATCCGAGAGATACGTCGCCCAAACCGAACTCGCTGTTGCCCATTTCCGGTTGGCGATCGATGCCCGGAACCTGGACTCGCACAGTAAAATCTTTCAGCAGCCCCAAACGGGCATTCAAGGAATGTGTGTATAGGTCAAGACCATCATAAGCACGGCCGTCGAACCCGTAACCCAGTTCCAAGCGGCCTCTCTCTGGAAACTGGTTTTCGGTGGTGAGGAACGTTCGCTGCGGCTCGGCGCTGGCCATGACGGCGATAGCGAACAGGGACGACACGATGGTTATGCTGGATTTGGTCATAGCGTTCTCCTTGACGACTGCAAGCTTATAAAAGGATTAACCCGGCTTGCCATAAAAATCTGCGTGCGACGCACCAACCGTATTCGGAGGTCGGGGCTGATACTTGTTGCAAGTCGGGGACACCTTGGCTATACATGACGATCATTCTGTTCGCCGTCCCCGTAGCTCAACTGGACAGAGCATCTGACTACGGATCAGAAGGTTGGGAGTTCGACTCTCTCCGGGGACGCCATACTCTTCAAGGTACGCCGCTCTTGACCGTCAGTCTTTGGTCCCCTACTTTCTCGCCCATGACTTGGGTGGCCATCCTGCGGACTGCAATCATCTTTGCGCTGATGGTCGCATCTTCCCCGCCCGCGCCTGCTGCCCGACCCTATGAAGAGAGCGCAAAAAAACACTCGTGGTTCAGCCTGAGCCGCCCGCAGAAAAAAAACCCCTCCGAGCAGCTCGTCTACGCTCGGCGACTGCATGAAGAAGGGAAATTGCGAAAGGCGACTCGAGCCTATCGAGCGCTTGTTGTCACCTGGCCCGGCAGCCCGGAAGCCGCGGCGGCCCAGTTGGGCCTTGCTCGTTCGCTCGACGAGCGGGGCCAGCTTCAGAATGCATTTGATGCATATCACACTCTCGCAACGCGTTATACGGCTGGATACGATTACGACAAGGTCATCCAGCGGCAGTTCGACATCGCCTGCACCCTGATGGAAAAACGGCGCGGAGGATTTCTGATCTTTCCCGGATTCGAGGCGCCGGAGCGCGCCATTCCCTATTTTGAAAAGGTCATTCAAAATGCGCCGCGTGCCCCCTTCGCAGCGGAAGCCCAATTTCGGATCGGCTGGGCCTACGAACGCAGCGAACAGCTCGAACTGGCCGTTGTCGCCTATCTGACGGCTCAAAACCGATACCCTGACTCGCCTTGGGCGGAAAAAGCCGCACTGGGCCGAATGCGCGCTCTCGTGCGGCTGTCCGAGGAGTCGCCAAATGACGAAGAGGCGCTGGACCAAGCCTGGGCCGCGGTTGTTTTTTTTCTGAATACCTACCCGAATTCGCAGGATGCCGAACTTGCACGCGCCCATCGCGACAACCTGCTCAGACGGCGTGCGAAAATGGCGTATGAGAAAGCAGTTTTTTACGACCGCGTGGTCCGCCGCCCCGAAGCGGCGAAGCAGGCCTATGAAAATTTCATCCGCCAGTTTCCGAACTCCGAATGGGCGTCTATCGCAAAAATCCGCGTCGAGGTTTTGTCAAACAGGGTTGGGCCGTCCGATGAAAAGAATTAGCGTCGCTCTGATTGCCATTGTTGCCCTTGGATCTCTCGCTTTCCTGGGTACAGGCTGCGCCGGCTATCGGCTTGGATCCATGTTGCCGGCCGACATCAAATCCGTTTATGTGCCTTCGTTTGTCAACGAGACGTCCGAACCGCTCATTGAAGCGGAATGCCAGCGCGCGGTTATCGAGGCCCTTCAACGCGATGGCTCTCTCAAGCTCGCGAACGAGGATGAGGCGGATGCCGTCCTGCGCGTTCGTCTGCGGGAATATCGCCTCGAACCTGTGGTTTTTGATGCGCGCGACCGTTCGAATGTGCGGCAATACCGGATCAAACTGTCAGCCGCCATGGTCATGAGCCGCCAAACCACCGGTGAAGTGATCGTCGAAAGGCCTTCGGTTCGCGGCGAAGGCGTCTTCAATGTGACTGGAGATCTCTCCTCGTCCAAGCTAACCGGCCTGCCGGTCGCCGCGGCGGATTTGGCCCGCAATATTGTTCAGCAAATGGTGGAAGCCTGGTGAGCACTGTCGGAGGTTCGCCGCGAGTTGGCGAGAATTCCTCTGAAATCTTTTCTATAATAGGGCCCCGGCTTTACGAGCGATTCCCGGTTCGTTGCGCCGTTAACCGAACTGTAATCCGTATCAGGGAAACTGGCTGAACCTCTGTGATATGTCCAGCCAACTACGAAATTCGACGTCGGCGCTTAAGCGGAAGCCAGGGATCGAAGTCGGTTAGCAGCTCGCGTTTTCTTTCGGATCGCCGCGTTTTTCTTGATGATTCCCTTTTTGACAGCCTTGTCGAGCGCCGAACAGTATCTGCTGAACATCTCGCCCGCCCGAACTGCATCTTTCGCCGCGATGGCGGTCGTCAGCTTCGTCTGAAAGGTCTTAATGACCGAGCGCCCCGCCCGATTGCGGAGCCGGTCTTCCTCACTCTGACGATGCCGCTTCAGTGCTTGTTTCGTATGCGCCATACCTTCATTCTCCTCACGCAGGACCTTGGGGCGCCCGCGCGGCGAGCCATTGACCCGCCCTTCAAAAGCTGGGACATACTACGGTTCGAATCCATGAAGTCAACTGGCAATTCTGACCCCTTTCTCCGTGCCAGGGCGCTCTTTCGCAACCACTTGCTGCATGCCTCCGCGGACAATTCGCTGACGCTTCTTGCCGCCCAAGCACTGGCCTCTGCGCCGACCACGCGGAGGCGACGGATCGGACGTATTCTCCGGTGTCCGACTCCGTCCTGCCAGGGACTCATCTTCAAATTTTACGGAAAACATCGCTACTTCGACCGATTGCGGCCCAGCCGCGCGCGGCTTGCCTACGCCGCGGGACTGACGCTTCGCGACCTCGGGATTCCGACCGTCGAGCCCGTCGGCTTCGTGGAAAATACGCCGGAAATAGCGCCTTTCGATTCCTGCCTCGTTATGCGTGAAAAGCCCGGCGCCGTCCATCTCCGCGAATGGCTCCGGCGGCACAGAAACCATATGACGGAGGATTCGTGGCGCGCCTGGCGTCAGCAGGTATGCGAAGCGTGGCTGCAGCTGGGTCGAGTCGGGGTCTACCACGACGACACCAAGGCGCTGAACCTGTTGACGGACGCTTCCTGGTCCCCGAAGCCGCGCTTTCTCGTCTGGATCGATCTCGAAAGCGTCCACGCCGGGCGGCGACCGGGTCTGCGTGGCGTACTGCGGAATTTGGTCCAACTAAACGGCTCGCTTCGCAAGTGGGTCCCCAATACCGAGCGTTTCGCGTTTCTGGAGCAGGCGTCGGCCGAGTATCCATGGCTCGCGCAGAAATGGGTGCCTTGGGTCATTCGTTGGTGGACCCGTCGCCGATTGCGTCATGAGGTGCGAACGAGATGCGGTCCATGAAGGCCCTGATCGGGCTCGCCCTCCTACCTCTTGCCTGGAGCGCGGCTGTGGCGGCGCTGCGTCTGCTCGCTGGATTGCGGCCCGGTGAGGTAGGATCCCATCGTCATACCCTCCTTGCCCTCGCGGCCGGCTTCCTGGCCTGGATCGCAATTTTCATAATAACTCCCCGAACAACACGGCTGTACGTGCTTGGCCATGAATTGACCCACGCGTTCTGGGCGCTTTTGATGGGTGCCCGGGTCTCCAAATTGCGCGTACACCGGCACGGAGGAAGCGTGGTGGTTTCTAAATCCAACTGGATTATCTCTCTCGCCCCCTATTTCTTCCCTTTTTACACCATGCTGGTCATCGGAGCGGCGGCGCTCGTGGCTCGGTTCGTGGATATCACAACCTATGAGCCGCTCGTCTTCGGGATGGTCGGGTTGACCTACGGTTTCCATGTCACGTCTACCATTTCGATGCTTACGATCCGACAACCCGATATTCATGAGCATGGACGCCTATTTTCCTACTCGATCATCCTCCTGCTGAACGCGATTGGAATTGCGCTTTGGATCATCGCCGTTGGATCCCCCGACTGGACAGATTTCGTTGGGCTTCTGACCCATGAATGTTCCAAGACCTTGGTTATGTTGAACAAAGCAATGCAATGGGCGTTCAAGTTCGCCTATTGGTTGATTCAGCGCTCGTCCGCGTGATCAGGACTCGGCCGGAGGCGAAGATGGGCTCGCGCGTTCGATATGGCCCAGCGATTTACCGGGCGCGATCAGGTCCCGCAGGCGGCGCTTGATTTCCTTGATCTCGAGAAATCCTCCCTCGATCGCTCGGGAAAAGACGAGATGCTCCCCCACCCGGATTTCAAAAATTCCACCCGACCCGACGCGCAGCAAAACGCCACCTACTTCCGCCTCGAATGTGCTCAAGATTTCTTGTGCCATCCATGCTGCCCGAAGCATCCAGCGGCATCCAGCGCAGTAAGTGATCGTCACTACTGGTTTCTCCATGGCGTGAACGTTGGCGGACATACGATAACCAACTATATTACGGGTGCTGAGGAAAGGAGAGTCTTATGAAAGCGGTGTGTTTCGATAATTTCGGCGATGAGTCCGTCCTTCAGATTCGGGATCTTCC from the Kiritimatiellia bacterium genome contains:
- a CDS encoding insulinase family protein; the encoded protein is MSVSGSFEPLRSESIEEYGAEATLYRHTRTGAEVMSVRVDDENKVFGITFRTPPPDHTGIAHILEHCVLCGSRSYPTKEPFVELLKGSLQTFLNAFTYPDKTCYPVASQNLQDFYNLIDVYLDAVFYPLLTVEAFEQEGWHYELEAPDQPLSFKGVVFNEMKGVYSSPDSVLIEQAQHSLFPDTVYGLDSGGDPSRIPDLTHDQLVAFHRRFYHPSNSRIWFYGDDDPQKRLEYLEPWLSAFEARHPDSDVPLQKPFDAPRRMEHRYRTDDPHAKSFVALNWALPSPTDAQSALHATILAHILIGTPASPLRKALIDSGLGEDLCGCGLETHARQMFFSTGLKGVEPRRCGEVEALARRTLERLASEGIEAATVESSLNTVEFTLRENNTGSYPRGLSLMLRSLTSWLYGGDPFAPLLFAKPLADVRARWASGEPFFEKLVRAWLLDNPHHTVLTLHADPELGRQLDEAEKRRLDEARAGLTEDQLRELAAHTAALKARQTAPDDPAALAKIPRLSVKDLPRRNKNIPTAKLIVAKARALHHDIFTNGIFYLDVALNVRALSPGQLPYVPLLGRCLLETGTTREDFVALQQRIGSRTGGIVPRTFSSIVRETDSGTVWLVLRGKALDAQAADLIDILRDVLFHARLDLKTRIRQLAAEEKARLESDLIPSGHRFAALRARALYNESDYAAERMGGVSYLVFLRNLIAEIDANWPAVADALENIRSLLLNRRTMIFNVTCSADTWTKVEPLLEEWIDSIPERPDRRPPWPLNAAPAFEGLAVPATVHYVAKVYDLRVGAHAFRGSDLVAARFLRNGYLWERVRMRGGAYGAFCSLDHRSGLVTFSSYRDPNLRETIEVFDQAAEFLKQIELDKNEMEKAIIGAIGDLDQHMLPDARGYAALCRWLANDPEPFRQRMREEILDAHVDDFRLLGEALRQAREYGRVAAVGSESSLSSVVGSSITRVL
- a CDS encoding putative 2-dehydropantoate 2-reductase, with the protein product MSRRYAVIGTGAVGGFYGARLQQAGFEVHFLLHSDYEHVREYGLRVESQNRILTLGRINAYKSAAEMPPCDVVIVALKTTHNHLLPTLLAGPLAPEGVVLMLQNGLGVEADAAAVVGPDRVIGGLCFICVNKIAPGSILHLDYGDVVLGEYRPDGKPGGVTPRLEAIAGDFQAAQVRAMCTEDLLRARWKKLVWNIPFNALSVILRSTTDRLMLNPSSRELIESLMMEVADCAAACGKQIDRAFVQKMLDDTDRMKPYKTSMMIDYERGRPMEIETIYERPLAAAQAAGRSAPQIQTILRQLRFLDSVRP
- a CDS encoding type II and III secretion system protein codes for the protein MVALLLVAQLAAAQATSKLEIYPLNGADPQTVLEAVRFVIGPEGNATVDPSGQRLLVISTPERHALVADLMKKFAPPPRNVLIEVQIVPAARVRESGAAIEASGSIVLERTEGLGAVRFRPRVYHHSSTHSSSITQTLLVGSGRESSLAIGEEVPYLDWLLQFASDSGVIQSRVEWQRVGAFLNVQPVILGEGPEIRLRITPELRRRDGGHPARIRFAALSTDIIARDGETVRIGGLGQHSEFYSRFLVGMSGEQQIESLEIYLTPRIQPTHPPLPGGRRRAAP
- a CDS encoding citrate synthase — protein: MEERQVGTADLIIGDRKFTYPIYEGTEKERAIDIRKLRADTGLITYDPGFVNTGSCQSSITFLDGENGILRYRGYDIQDLAENCEFIEVAYLLIHGTLPNRAERQRYANLLNKNSMIHEDMQQLFRAYPETAHPMAVASAIVVSLSSFYPQLENEEEEKSIAATRLISKIRTIAAFCYKKSIGEPFVYPSSKLSFCENLLNMMFASPVADYKIDPVLVKAMNQLLILHADHEQNASTSVVRMVGSTGANLYASISAGISALWGPLHGGANQEVMEMLENIYRSGGDVDKVIQRAKDPNDPFRLYGFGHRVYKSYDPRAKIAKKICTAVLGKLGINDPLLEIAMKLEERALNDEYFIKRKLYPNVDFYTGITYRAMGFPTNMFTVLFAIGRLPGWIAQWYELHNDPHQKIGRPRQVYVGPALRQFVPIDQRT
- the rpmB gene encoding 50S ribosomal protein L28, with product MANVCEICGKGPVTGNRIVRHGLPKKKGGIGLHTTGVTRRRFLPNVQRLRVKIGTTSRTMRVCTACVKAGKILKA
- the bamD gene encoding outer membrane protein assembly factor BamD; the encoded protein is MTWVAILRTAIIFALMVASSPPAPAARPYEESAKKHSWFSLSRPQKKNPSEQLVYARRLHEEGKLRKATRAYRALVVTWPGSPEAAAAQLGLARSLDERGQLQNAFDAYHTLATRYTAGYDYDKVIQRQFDIACTLMEKRRGGFLIFPGFEAPERAIPYFEKVIQNAPRAPFAAEAQFRIGWAYERSEQLELAVVAYLTAQNRYPDSPWAEKAALGRMRALVRLSEESPNDEEALDQAWAAVVFFLNTYPNSQDAELARAHRDNLLRRRAKMAYEKAVFYDRVVRRPEAAKQAYENFIRQFPNSEWASIAKIRVEVLSNRVGPSDEKN
- the lptE gene encoding LPS assembly lipoprotein LptE, translating into MKRISVALIAIVALGSLAFLGTGCAGYRLGSMLPADIKSVYVPSFVNETSEPLIEAECQRAVIEALQRDGSLKLANEDEADAVLRVRLREYRLEPVVFDARDRSNVRQYRIKLSAAMVMSRQTTGEVIVERPSVRGEGVFNVTGDLSSSKLTGLPVAAADLARNIVQQMVEAW
- the rpsT gene encoding 30S ribosomal protein S20; the protein is MAHTKQALKRHRQSEEDRLRNRAGRSVIKTFQTKLTTAIAAKDAVRAGEMFSRYCSALDKAVKKGIIKKNAAIRKKTRAANRLRSLASA
- a CDS encoding lipopolysaccharide kinase InaA family protein, producing the protein MKSTGNSDPFLRARALFRNHLLHASADNSLTLLAAQALASAPTTRRRRIGRILRCPTPSCQGLIFKFYGKHRYFDRLRPSRARLAYAAGLTLRDLGIPTVEPVGFVENTPEIAPFDSCLVMREKPGAVHLREWLRRHRNHMTEDSWRAWRQQVCEAWLQLGRVGVYHDDTKALNLLTDASWSPKPRFLVWIDLESVHAGRRPGLRGVLRNLVQLNGSLRKWVPNTERFAFLEQASAEYPWLAQKWVPWVIRWWTRRRLRHEVRTRCGP
- a CDS encoding M50 family metallopeptidase, giving the protein MKALIGLALLPLAWSAAVAALRLLAGLRPGEVGSHRHTLLALAAGFLAWIAIFIITPRTTRLYVLGHELTHAFWALLMGARVSKLRVHRHGGSVVVSKSNWIISLAPYFFPFYTMLVIGAAALVARFVDITTYEPLVFGMVGLTYGFHVTSTISMLTIRQPDIHEHGRLFSYSIILLLNAIGIALWIIAVGSPDWTDFVGLLTHECSKTLVMLNKAMQWAFKFAYWLIQRSSA
- a CDS encoding SelT/SelW/SelH family protein, coding for MEKPVVTITYCAGCRWMLRAAWMAQEILSTFEAEVGGVLLRVGSGGIFEIRVGEHLVFSRAIEGGFLEIKEIKRRLRDLIAPGKSLGHIERASPSSPPAES